gagtgcagctccggagcataatacaggatgtaactcaggatcagtacaggataagtaatgtatgtgcacagcgactgcaccagcagaatagtgagtgcagctctggagtataatacaggatgtaactcgggatcagtacaggataagtaatgtatgtacatagtgactgcaccagcagaatagtgagtgcagctctggaggataatacaggctaagtaatgtatgtacacagtgactgcaccagcagaatagtgagtgcagctctggagtataatacaggatgtaactcgggatcagtacagggtaagtaatgtatgtacacagtgactgcaccagcagaatagtgagtgcagctctggagtataatacaggatgtaactcaggatcagtacaggataagtaatgtatgtacacagtgactgcaccagcagaatagtgagtgcagctctggagtataatacaggatgtaacccaggatcagtacaggataagtaatgtatgtacacagtgactgcaccagcagaatagtgagtgcagctctggagtgtaatacaggatgtaactcaggatcagtacaggataagtaatgtatgtacacagtgactgcaccagcagaatagtgagtgcagctctggagtataatacaggatgtaactcaggataagtaatgtatgtacacagtgactgcaccagcagaacagtgagtgcagctctggagtataatacaggatgtaacccaggatcagtacaggataagtgatgtttTTGAGACCCATTTTATATATAAATCCTACAATGAGGTACAGAGGTCACACATGCATTGTTAATAACAGCAGGGAGTATTTCGGTGTCTGTATGGTTACTCCTGAATTAACCCAATCCTTCTCTCTTCCCCTGACAGAATCAGAATGACCCCCTGGCTGTGGATAAGATAATGAAGGATCTGGATCAATGCCGGGATGGGAAGGTCACCTTCCATAGCTTCTTCTCCCTAATCGCCGGTCTGACCATTGCCTGTAACGACTACTACTGTAAGAACATGAAGGGCAGGAAGTGAAGCTGACCGCCGCCACTACTTCTATATCCGCCTATCGCTCCAGCCTGCTCCAAAGAGGACCCCATCGGTCCACTCATTCCACCCCAAAGCTATAATAAATGCCCCATGTTTTTGTAGGTCTTGTGGTGTTTTGTTCTTATTTGTACAGTGAGATGCAACATTTCTTAGCTCTGACGTATCAGGGGACGCAGCACATGTCAACTCTACACCAGGCaatggcaaccagagaagttgtCCACCACCAGTGTCCACCATCCAGTGCACCTCCCAGCAGTATGTCTCACCTAACTCTGCTGCCTGTCAGACACTGGCGCTCCACCCTCTTCCCTCGGGGCACTCACTCCGCTCTGACAACCGCACGCGCTGTAACGATCACACCTAGAGCGTGAGTTATGAAGTCTTCTTGCACTTGTTTCCCTCTAATGTGAAATGTTATCGGCTATTGATCTGCTGGTGGCTTATGATCTGAAGGTAAAGCGTTTTCATGACCACGCCACagcccatccattcccagactgtCAAGAACACGCATTACATGTATTATACATGAGGCAGATTACATAAACATCCAACAACTGCTGCCAGCCTTGCCTGAACGTTCTCCAAAAACTCCACCGAAGAAGCAATGCTCCTCGGGCTTATAAAAATGTGCACCACAGAATGTTCAcgttatatatagagagaaataAGGCCCACCTCTCACACACACCTGCTATGACCACGGATGGTtactaaggagacgagggatgagcgacccgggaccccatttacttcattatttttcattaaaacatggttataatggaaaataatggcattctttgatacagaatgcaaagtcaaatgtcaattgagggttaaaaaataataaaaacattactcacctcatccacttgatcgcacagctgggatcctcttctttgttcttcttgaaggacctgccaaaggaccttcgctgacatTATCGCGCAGGTGGTCTGGACGGTCCAGTGGGTCGTCATcgaaacgcagcatgttctatattctgcattttcacGCAGCTGTggtcccatagaagggaatggggcttcagtgtaAAACGGATTGtgtctgcaagcaagtgcagaagCGATGCGTTCTTCACTgacggttgctaagagatgttctttgtaaaccttcaggtttttatCATGTGCGTAAAAAACAAATCAAAACGCATTCCACCCACGTGGAAAAAatggactgaacttgcttgcaaaatggtgcgagaaTTGAATTGACTCTTCTCCCTTACCAGTGGCTTGGTTCTTGGTAATTTCCTGTAATCGAGGAGACCATTTAGACCCCACAAACCCCTGAGAAATTGGGTGGTCTACCAGTATACTTACCAACAATTAAGTCACAAAAATCAGGACACCTAAGCCTCAGAACTATCTGGCCAAAAGGGATCCACAGGACTGTTCTGCTAAATACGTACCAGATAGTCCATCGATACATCCTCCAGAGTAGTATAGTCATGGTCTGGCACAATCTAATGGACCCATCATGAGCCAGTTATCCACAACCTGCACCATTTTTGATCCGAAGAAGTTGAGAATACTTGCATCAGCTGTGCTGTGTGATAGTGGTGACAAATATTTACCCAGACACAAGGAACCAATCTTGTGTAAATTACAGATCACATGTTTCTACCATGTGAGGGCCTGAGATGCTGACACTTAGTGGTTTACCTCCTGTAACCACTTTATATAAAAAGATGCCAACACTTCAAGATTTGCCACCTATCCTTGTCACTAGGACTTTTGTGAGGTTACTAATCTCTGCCAGATGACATCTCTTGAAGGTTTGCCACCTATCCTTGTGTCACTTGGACTCTTGAGCAGAGGTCACCAATTTCCCAATTGTATAAAGAGATGACGACACTTGAAGGTTTGCCATCCGTCCTTGTGTCAGTAGGACTCGTAAGCAGAAGTCAACAACTCTCCCTTATAAAGAGATGCCAACACTTCAAGGTTATCAACTGTCCTTGTGTCACTAGGACTATTGAGAGGTCACCAGTCCCCCTCCTTGTATAAAGTGATGATGACACTTGAAGGTTTGCCACCCGTCCTTGTGTCAATAGGACTCTTAAGCAGAAGTCAACAACTCTCCCTTAAAAAAAGATGCCAACACTTCAAGGTTATCAACTGTCCTTGTGTCACTAGGACTATTGAGAGGTCACCAGTCCCCCTCCTTGTATAAAGTGATGATGACACTTGAAAGTTTGCGTCCCATCTTGAGCAAAGGTCACCAACCCTCCCCCTATGTGTAAAGCACTTGGAGGTCGAGCATGTCTTGATAAACTGGTACAGCCAGTAGACATGAAAACCAACCCTACCAGTCCCTGATTGCTTGCCTGGTTCCAGAGTTGTGTGGGCCCTTACGTAACCTGGGACTTTTGTCTACCCAACTTAGACCAGCTTGACTGTTGCTATTATAGAGCTACATTTTAGTGTCTGTATTATGACCCAAGTTCTGCTGAACTAAAGTTAAATCACAGTTGGGGAGTCCTTGCATCTGTATAATGCTCATTTTAAAACTGGCCAAAAATTTGCAGAATTGATAACATTTACCAGATGGGACCAGGGTGTGAATCCTCTGAAATATTCTCTATGACCTCAGCATTGTTGGAAGCAAAAATGACGACAATAATGGAAAGAAATGAGAAAACAAGGGCGGCTCCTGCTGACTGTGAGAACAATCCGGGGAAGGAGCAGAGTTCAGGTCTACGGGATCATCACCATGATTTACATTGGATAAGGACTTTACGGTTTTGGATCCCTCTAGTGTTTTTATATTTCTCCCTCTCATTGCAGCAGCAGATACGAGGTCAGgaaaatgtatgcacacagtgtgacCACACCTCATGTCTGTGGGGTTAGTGAACACCAGCCTATCCTGGATTAAATACCGTTCAGTTCTTATGCACTTCCCCAGTATCAGTTGTGTACGATTATGAGATACTCCAGATGGTCACTATCAGCCGTGAGTGTGGGTGGCACAGGGCGGCCAAATCACATCAACCAAAAAGATCCTCCCGAGCATCAGCAATCAGTCCTGAGCCAAGAAACCAGTGATCAGTCCTGAGCCAAGAAACCAGTGATCAGTCCTGAGCCAAGAAACCAGTGATCAGTCCTGAGCCAAGAAACCAGTGATCAGTCCTGAGCCAAGAAACCAGTGATCAGTCCTGAGCCAAGAAACCAGTGATCAGTCCTGAGCCAAGAAACCAGTGATCAGTCCTGAGCCAAGAAACCAGTGATCAGTCCTGCTCATTGTGTGGAGTATCTACACTAACAACCATCAATCTGAGCAGCTTCCTATATCCTCTCTATAGCTTCTCACCTCTCTATAGTCTCTCACCTCTCTATAGCCTCCACCTCTCTATAGTCTCTCACCTCTCTATAGCCTCTCACCTCTCTATAGTCTCTCACCTCTCTATAGCCTCTCACCTCTCTACTCTCTATAGTCTCTCACCTCTCTATAGTCTCTCACCTCTCTATAGTCTCTCACTTCTCTATAGCCTCTCACCTCTCTATAGCCTCTCACCTCTCTATAGTCTCTCACTTCTCTATAGTCTCTCACTTCTCTATAGCCTCTCACCTCTCTATAGTCTCTCACCTCTCTATAGCCTCTCACCACTCTATAGTCTCTCACCTCTCTATAGCCTCTCACTTCTCTATAGTCTCTCACCTCTCTATAGTCTCTCACTTCTCTATAGCCTCTCACCTCTCTATAGTCTCTCACTTCTCTATAGCCTCTCACCTCTCTATAGTCTCTCACCTCTCTATAGCCTCTCACCACTCTATAGTCTCTCACCTCTCTATAGCCTCTCACCTCTCTATAGTCTCTCACCTCTCTATAGCCTCTCACCACTCTATAGTCTCTCACCTCTCTATAGCCTCTCACCTCTCTATAGCCTCTCACCTCTCTATAGTCTCTCACTTCTCTATAGCCTCTCCCTCTCTATAGTCTCTTACTTCTCTATAGCCTCTCACTTCTCTATAGCCTCTCACCACTCTATAGTCTCTCACCTCTCTATAGCCTCTCACTTCTCTATAGTCTCTCACCTCTCTATAGCCTCTCACCTCTCTATAGCCTCTCACCTCTCTATAGTCTCTCACTTCTCTATAGCCTCTCACCTCTCTATAGTCTCTCACCTCTCTATAGCCTCTCACCTCTCTATAGTCTCTCACCTCTCTATAGTCTCTCACTTCTCTATAGCCTCTCACCTCTCTATAGTCTCTCACCTCTCTATAGCCTCTCACCTCTCTATAGTCTCTCACCTCTCTATAGTCTCTCACCTCTCTATAGTCTCTCACTTCTCTATAGCCTCTCACCTCTCTATAGTCTCTCACCTCTCTATAGCCTCTCACCTCTCTATAGTCTCTCACCTCTCTATAGTCTCTCACCTCTCTATAGTCTCTCACTTCTCTATAGCCTCTCACCTCTCTATAGTCTCTCACCTCTCTATAGCCTCCCACCTCTCTATAGTCTCTCACTTCTCTATAGCATCCCACCTCTCTATAGTCTCTCACCTCTCTATAGTCTCTCACCTCTCTATAGTCTCGCACCTCTCTATAGTCTCTCACCTCTCTATAGCCTCTCACCTCTCTATAGTCTCTCACCTCTCTATAGCCTCTCACCTCTCTACTCTCTATAGTCTCTCACCTCTCTATAGTCTCTCACCTCTCTATAGTCTCTCACTTCTCTATAGCCTCTCACCTCTCTATAGTCTCTCACCTCTCTATAGCCTCCCACCTCTCTATAGTCTCTCACTTCTCTATAGCATCCCACCTCTCTATAGTCTCTCACCTCTCTATAGTCTCTCACCTCTCTATAGTCTCGCACCTCTCTATAGTCTCTCACCTCTCTATAGCCTCTCACCTCTCTATAGTCTCTCACCTCTCTATAGTCTCTCACCTCTCTATAGTCTCTCACCTCTCTATAGTTTCGCACCTCTCTATAGTCTCTGACCTCTCTATAGCCTCTCACCACTCTATAATCTCACCTTTCTCTGCATTCTCTTTCCCTCCACTCTATATCTTCTCACCTCTATTTTCCCTTTTCTCTCCCTACATCCCCTCTCCTCTCTATATCTCCTTTCCTCTGTCTACATCC
This region of Bufo gargarizans isolate SCDJY-AF-19 chromosome 11, ASM1485885v1, whole genome shotgun sequence genomic DNA includes:
- the S100A10 gene encoding protein S100-A10; amino-acid sequence: MVPSELEQAMESLMFTFHKYCGDKNHMSKDDLHRLMQTEFPEFLKNQNDPLAVDKIMKDLDQCRDGKVTFHSFFSLIAGLTIACNDYYCKNMKGRK